One Mycolicibacterium crocinum DNA window includes the following coding sequences:
- a CDS encoding FAD/NAD(P)-binding protein — MTDTVTWPATPSAMSPVPYRVRSRVTENRDSSTLELEPVGRPLPAPLPGQFMMMYAYGIGEIAISVSGLSIGADATITHTIRSVGAVSRALHDAQPGTVIGIRGPFGTDWGLRAATGRDLVIVAGGVGLAPLRPVVLGVLADRAAYGRVTLIAGARSREDFLFGDEVQRWAQNDAIDVHLTVDVPVQGWPGEIGFVTEPLRRLPLRAENTSAFLCGPEPMMRNCALELARKGMSPSSIRVSLERNMQCGVGWCGHCQLGPLLLCRDGPVVGYDVAAALLAVKEL, encoded by the coding sequence ATGACTGACACCGTCACCTGGCCGGCAACGCCGTCGGCGATGAGCCCGGTCCCCTATCGGGTGCGCAGTCGCGTGACCGAGAATCGTGATTCCTCGACGCTGGAGCTGGAACCGGTGGGCCGGCCGCTGCCCGCCCCCCTGCCGGGCCAATTCATGATGATGTACGCCTACGGAATCGGCGAAATCGCGATCTCCGTCAGCGGTCTCAGCATCGGCGCCGACGCCACCATCACCCACACGATCCGGTCGGTGGGCGCGGTGAGCCGCGCATTGCACGACGCGCAACCGGGAACGGTGATCGGAATCCGCGGCCCGTTCGGCACCGACTGGGGCCTGCGGGCGGCGACGGGGCGCGACCTCGTGATCGTCGCCGGCGGTGTTGGACTGGCCCCCCTCCGCCCCGTCGTCCTCGGCGTGCTGGCCGATCGCGCCGCCTACGGCAGGGTCACCCTGATCGCGGGGGCCCGCTCGCGCGAGGATTTCCTGTTCGGCGACGAGGTACAGCGGTGGGCCCAGAACGACGCCATCGATGTCCACCTGACCGTCGACGTGCCGGTGCAGGGGTGGCCCGGCGAAATCGGCTTCGTCACCGAACCACTGCGAAGGCTGCCGCTGCGAGCTGAGAACACGTCGGCGTTCCTCTGCGGTCCCGAACCGATGATGCGCAACTGCGCCCTTGAACTAGCGCGAAAGGGTATGTCTCCCAGTTCTATCCGTGTCTCGCTTGAGCGCAATATGCAGTGCGGAGTCGGCTGGTGCGGACACTGTCAATTGGGCCCACTTTTGTTGTGCCGAGACGGGCCCGTCGTCGGATACGACGTCGCCGCAGCGCTACTCGCAGTCAAGGAGTTGTAG
- a CDS encoding 4Fe-4S dicluster domain-containing protein, with translation MTNAVIDAAGLAELVSALIDRGYRVVGPTVSDNAIVLAELESADELPLGWGVDVGPGHYRLRRRDDDAVFGHSAGPQSWKQFLHPPRQRVWSSDGAAPEDSPRYAFLGVRGCDLAAIAILNGVLGTGSHPDQGFVGRLGRVFVVAVNCTEPGGLCFCASMGTGPEVGPGYDLALTECVDSSGRHYLVDVGSDEGAQVLAALPHRNVDPGEIDSARSQVADAAQHMGRQMPTTDLRELLIESRESPHWDEVASRCLTCGNCTMACPTCFCTSVTDVTDLTGEHSERWMSWASCFEFDFTFVHDGSVRESGESRYRHWISHKLGTWHDQFGSSGCVGCGRCIAWCPTGIDITEEMHTLARERDGDD, from the coding sequence ATGACGAACGCGGTCATCGACGCCGCAGGCTTGGCCGAACTGGTGTCCGCGCTGATCGACCGCGGGTACCGGGTGGTGGGCCCCACCGTCTCGGACAACGCGATCGTGCTGGCCGAGCTCGAGTCGGCCGACGAACTTCCTCTCGGTTGGGGCGTCGACGTGGGTCCCGGCCACTATCGGCTGCGCCGCCGCGATGACGACGCGGTCTTCGGCCATTCGGCGGGACCGCAGTCGTGGAAGCAGTTCCTCCACCCGCCCCGGCAGCGAGTGTGGTCTTCCGACGGTGCTGCCCCGGAGGATTCACCGCGATATGCGTTCCTCGGGGTGAGGGGATGCGATCTCGCGGCGATAGCGATACTCAACGGAGTGCTCGGCACGGGCAGCCACCCGGACCAGGGATTCGTGGGGCGGCTCGGCCGCGTCTTCGTGGTAGCCGTCAACTGCACTGAACCCGGCGGCCTGTGCTTTTGCGCATCCATGGGAACCGGGCCTGAAGTCGGCCCGGGCTACGACCTTGCACTCACCGAGTGCGTCGACAGCAGCGGACGCCACTACCTGGTCGACGTCGGCAGTGACGAGGGTGCGCAGGTGTTGGCCGCGCTCCCGCACCGGAATGTCGACCCCGGCGAAATCGATTCGGCGAGAAGCCAAGTGGCCGATGCCGCACAGCATATGGGTCGGCAGATGCCCACCACAGACCTACGGGAACTGCTGATCGAATCGCGGGAGTCCCCACACTGGGACGAGGTCGCCAGTCGGTGTCTCACCTGCGGCAACTGCACCATGGCGTGTCCCACCTGCTTCTGCACCAGCGTCACCGACGTCACCGATCTCACCGGTGAGCACAGCGAACGATGGATGAGTTGGGCGTCCTGTTTCGAGTTCGACTTCACGTTCGTTCACGACGGCAGCGTGCGGGAATCCGGGGAGTCGCGATACCGGCACTGGATCTCCCACAAACTCGGCACCTGGCACGACCAGTTCGGGAGCAGCGGATGTGTGGGCTGCGGGCGCTGTATTGCGTGGTGTCCGACCGGAATCGACATCACCGAAGAGATGCACACCCTCGCCCGGGAGCGCGACGGCGATGACTGA
- a CDS encoding 3-oxoacyl-[acyl-carrier-protein] synthase III C-terminal domain-containing protein — protein sequence MGTVIEQVAVGESRWRHRHSALNLAVDTAQDCLRMAARHPHDVDLLVNAGIYRDRNLGEPALAALIQEDIGANPEDPHSGAHGTFSFDVANGACGLLSALQIVDGFLTSKTIDCAMVVASDADPGRGMSEHFPFAPAGAALLCSRTDESAGLEQVHWAKIPDRSETFNATVGLRDHKNVLRFHHTPERDQEFATAAADAAQRCLRASSHTIADVDVIVAAPGWPGYRASLAEKLGVAADRVVVADDETMHTASLAAAFSRATGDCGGGDLVLLIAAGAGITAGAALYRMPR from the coding sequence ATGGGCACTGTGATTGAACAGGTCGCCGTGGGCGAGAGCCGGTGGCGGCACCGGCACAGCGCCCTGAACCTCGCGGTCGACACCGCACAAGACTGCCTGCGCATGGCGGCGCGCCACCCTCACGACGTCGACCTCCTGGTCAACGCGGGCATCTATCGCGACCGCAATCTCGGCGAGCCGGCACTGGCCGCGTTGATCCAAGAGGACATCGGCGCCAACCCCGAAGACCCGCATTCGGGCGCACACGGAACATTTTCCTTCGACGTCGCCAACGGCGCATGCGGCCTGCTGTCCGCGCTGCAGATCGTCGACGGCTTTCTCACGTCGAAGACCATCGACTGTGCGATGGTCGTGGCAAGCGACGCCGATCCCGGCCGCGGTATGAGTGAACACTTTCCGTTCGCGCCGGCCGGCGCGGCACTGCTGTGCAGCCGGACCGACGAGTCCGCCGGGCTCGAACAGGTGCACTGGGCGAAGATTCCGGATCGCAGCGAAACATTCAATGCCACAGTGGGTCTCAGAGACCACAAGAACGTCCTGCGCTTCCACCACACCCCCGAACGCGACCAGGAGTTCGCCACCGCCGCGGCAGACGCCGCGCAGCGCTGCCTCCGCGCGTCCTCGCACACCATCGCAGACGTCGACGTCATCGTCGCTGCGCCCGGGTGGCCCGGCTACCGGGCGTCGTTGGCCGAGAAGTTGGGGGTGGCCGCTGATCGCGTCGTGGTCGCCGACGACGAAACCATGCACACCGCATCCCTGGCGGCGGCCTTCTCTCGGGCAACCGGGGACTGTGGCGGCGGCGACCTCGTGCTCCTGATTGCGGCGGGAGCCGGGATAACCGCGGGCGCAGCTCTGTACCGCATGCCGCGGTAG
- a CDS encoding 3-oxoacyl-ACP synthase III family protein, translated as MTRKRWLMMEPSGSDEQAPYRTRVAGAGRHLPPTHLTTDELMSATRHRTHIDLERLTGIRERRVSVGDEDSYSLATAAALDCLAKAQRQPDSIDAVISCSITKFRGGLTQWLEPTMSSAVAQAIGAETALTFDVSNACAGMLTGVTIANNWIRQGIIERALVVSGEYISQLGQNAARHIRSIMSKELACLTLGDAGAALLLERAPAGSAGITLAGFTTVADYSRLCLAYPKGPDPGGRMFTDARGIHRAAMSNTPLLLHEVLETVGISIHDIDHVITHQTSARAIRKGMATLADDFGDNPRHDAVITVDRYGNTASTTHTVALVEELEAKHIRPGETIALIALASGLEIGVVLLTLDEELVGRYGHCD; from the coding sequence ATGACGCGCAAGCGTTGGTTGATGATGGAACCGTCGGGTAGCGATGAGCAAGCGCCCTATCGCACTCGAGTGGCTGGCGCCGGCAGGCATTTGCCACCCACTCACCTCACGACCGACGAGTTGATGTCGGCGACGCGACACCGTACCCACATTGACCTCGAACGGCTGACGGGAATTCGCGAACGCCGAGTGTCGGTGGGCGATGAGGACTCCTACAGTCTCGCCACCGCTGCGGCATTGGACTGTCTGGCAAAGGCTCAGCGGCAACCCGATTCGATCGACGCCGTGATCAGTTGCAGCATCACGAAATTCCGGGGTGGCCTCACCCAGTGGTTGGAACCGACGATGAGCAGTGCGGTGGCTCAGGCCATCGGTGCCGAGACGGCGTTGACGTTCGACGTCTCCAACGCCTGCGCCGGCATGCTCACGGGCGTCACCATCGCGAACAACTGGATCCGGCAGGGCATCATCGAGCGGGCGTTGGTGGTCAGCGGCGAGTACATCTCGCAGCTCGGTCAGAACGCGGCCCGTCACATCCGCTCGATCATGAGCAAGGAGCTGGCCTGCCTGACCCTCGGTGACGCCGGCGCGGCACTTCTGCTGGAGCGTGCGCCGGCCGGTTCGGCCGGCATAACTCTGGCCGGCTTCACCACCGTGGCCGATTACAGCCGACTATGCCTGGCCTACCCCAAGGGGCCCGATCCCGGCGGCCGGATGTTCACCGATGCGCGCGGCATCCACCGGGCGGCGATGTCCAATACCCCACTGCTGCTGCACGAAGTGCTCGAGACAGTCGGCATCTCGATCCACGACATCGATCATGTGATCACCCACCAGACTTCCGCTCGGGCGATCCGCAAGGGCATGGCCACGCTCGCCGACGATTTCGGCGACAACCCGCGACACGATGCGGTCATCACCGTCGACAGATACGGCAATACCGCGTCCACAACGCACACGGTGGCGCTCGTCGAGGAACTCGAAGCGAAACACATTCGGCCTGGCGAGACGATCGCGCTGATCGCTCTGGCGTCCGGACTCGAAATCGGCGTGGTCTTGCTGACATTGGACGAGGAACTGGTGGGTCGATATGGGCACTGTGATTGA
- a CDS encoding WS/DGAT/MGAT family O-acyltransferase — MENLSTLDAGFLEAEDSDRHVSLAVGGVSVIEGPMPDFASLVDNVADRVVSIPRFKQVVRTHVLDLEPPEWVEDPNFDLSHHVHRAALPDPGDDQSLFRFVADVMERRLDRDRPLWECWIIEGLADGRWAVLVKIHHCIADGIATMHLLSSLSDDGEGATFASEIRAAHEPTDRGVHVPKVSLNPLDWASGIWQAAVGVTNAATLAVGGVVEITGGLLRPAATSSLAGPVSTMRRYSAARVSLEDVETICHEFGVTVNDVALTAITASFRAALVRRGERPRRNSLRTLVPVSIRSNDARETIDNRVSLMLPCLPVEKNDLVDQLHEVHRRLTTAKGSGQRQAGSGFISSIGLLPFPLTAWAVRLLTRLPQRGVVTVATNVPGPRQRSRILGREVVSVLPIPPIALQLRTGIAILSYADSLVFGIIADYDTTSDVDELAQGIEEAIAQLSTVSAGVRGSAPDGG; from the coding sequence GTGGAGAATCTGAGCACTCTGGATGCCGGCTTCCTCGAGGCCGAGGATTCGGACCGCCATGTGAGTTTGGCGGTCGGCGGCGTCTCGGTGATCGAAGGGCCGATGCCGGATTTCGCGTCACTGGTGGACAACGTTGCCGACCGGGTCGTGAGCATTCCCCGGTTCAAACAGGTGGTGCGCACCCATGTGCTCGACCTCGAACCACCGGAGTGGGTCGAGGATCCGAATTTCGATCTTTCCCATCACGTTCATCGCGCGGCGCTGCCCGACCCCGGTGATGACCAGAGTCTGTTCCGGTTTGTCGCGGACGTGATGGAGCGACGGCTGGATCGCGACCGTCCGCTGTGGGAGTGCTGGATCATCGAGGGCTTGGCCGACGGCCGGTGGGCTGTTCTGGTGAAGATTCATCACTGCATCGCGGACGGCATCGCGACCATGCATCTGCTCTCGAGTTTGAGCGATGATGGGGAAGGCGCAACGTTCGCGAGCGAGATCCGCGCCGCCCACGAGCCGACAGATCGTGGTGTGCACGTCCCCAAAGTCAGCCTGAACCCGTTGGATTGGGCGTCCGGCATCTGGCAGGCTGCCGTCGGCGTGACGAACGCGGCGACGCTGGCCGTCGGGGGTGTTGTCGAGATCACCGGCGGCCTGCTGCGCCCGGCGGCCACATCATCGCTGGCCGGCCCGGTCAGCACGATGCGTCGTTACAGCGCCGCGCGGGTGAGCCTCGAGGATGTCGAGACGATCTGCCACGAATTCGGCGTCACCGTCAACGATGTCGCGCTGACTGCGATCACCGCCAGCTTCAGGGCGGCTCTGGTCCGGCGGGGCGAGCGGCCGCGACGCAACTCGCTGCGGACCCTGGTGCCGGTGTCGATTCGATCCAACGACGCGCGAGAGACCATCGATAATCGCGTATCGCTGATGCTGCCGTGCCTTCCGGTGGAGAAAAACGATCTTGTCGACCAGCTGCACGAGGTGCACCGCCGGTTGACCACCGCCAAGGGCAGCGGCCAGCGTCAAGCCGGCAGCGGCTTCATTTCGTCGATCGGTCTGCTGCCGTTCCCGTTGACGGCATGGGCGGTTCGGCTGCTCACGCGATTGCCCCAACGCGGAGTCGTTACCGTCGCCACGAATGTTCCCGGACCGCGTCAGCGATCCCGAATCCTGGGCCGGGAAGTTGTGAGTGTCTTACCCATTCCACCGATCGCGCTTCAACTTCGCACCGGCATTGCGATTCTCAGCTATGCGGACAGTCTGGTGTTCGGCATCATCGCCGACTACGACACCACTTCCGATGTCGACGAACTGGCGCAGGGTATCGAAGAGGCGATCGCCCAGTTATCGACTGTGTCCGCGGGGGTCAGAGGCTCTGCGCCAGACGGTGGGTGA
- a CDS encoding acyl carrier protein, whose amino-acid sequence MAHNDIRGEILSVLTTIAPEVDADEISDDVLLRDQVDLDSMDWLNFLIGIHKRLQVDIPEADYQSLRTLSDVTDYVTHRLAQSL is encoded by the coding sequence ATGGCTCACAACGATATTCGTGGCGAGATCCTCTCCGTCTTGACGACCATCGCGCCAGAGGTCGACGCCGACGAGATCAGTGACGACGTATTGTTGCGCGACCAGGTGGATCTCGACTCGATGGACTGGCTGAACTTCTTGATCGGCATCCACAAACGACTGCAAGTGGATATCCCCGAGGCGGACTATCAGTCGCTACGGACGCTGTCCGACGTCACTGACTACGTCACCCACCGTCTGGCGCAGAGCCTCTGA
- a CDS encoding dihydrolipoamide acetyltransferase family protein: MIDFQMPALGADMDEGTLNEWLVKPGDTVSRGQVVAVVETTKAAVEIECWHDGTVHELLVPVGETVQVGTPLATLLEPGESAESIPEKRVAPTPVPEAAQPREPLPAMPTPAAPPVPAAAPAPAPETAPHHRRWVSPAARRLALSLGVDVEAVTGTGPQAAVTLSDVEHAAAVVAKPPAAKPAVKDRATEMRKSIAAAMSRSKREIPHYYLADEILMDKALTWLADRNAERPITERILPAVLQLKAVAVAAQRFGEFSGFWRDDGFEAAPAVHVGVAISLRGGGLVAPAIHNVAEKNLYDLMGGLTDLVARARAGSLRSSEMSDPSITVTNLGDQGVDTVFGVIYPPQVALVGFGRPTQRVCVIDGGIRICTTVQATLAADHRASDGHRGALFLSAINELLQQPELLEK, translated from the coding sequence ATGATCGATTTCCAGATGCCGGCGCTCGGAGCCGACATGGACGAGGGAACGCTCAACGAGTGGCTCGTGAAGCCGGGTGACACCGTGTCCCGCGGACAAGTGGTCGCGGTGGTGGAAACCACCAAGGCCGCGGTGGAGATCGAATGCTGGCATGACGGCACCGTCCATGAACTGCTGGTGCCGGTCGGCGAAACGGTCCAGGTGGGAACGCCCCTCGCCACCCTGCTCGAACCCGGGGAGAGCGCCGAAAGCATCCCCGAGAAGCGCGTCGCGCCAACACCAGTGCCCGAGGCCGCCCAGCCACGAGAACCGTTGCCCGCAATGCCAACTCCCGCCGCGCCCCCGGTCCCAGCCGCGGCCCCGGCGCCGGCCCCGGAGACCGCGCCTCATCATCGTCGATGGGTCTCCCCCGCCGCACGTCGTCTGGCCCTGTCGCTGGGCGTCGATGTCGAAGCGGTGACCGGGACCGGCCCACAGGCAGCAGTCACACTCAGCGATGTCGAACATGCGGCGGCGGTGGTGGCGAAGCCGCCGGCGGCCAAGCCCGCTGTCAAGGATCGCGCCACCGAGATGCGCAAGTCGATCGCCGCGGCGATGAGCCGGTCCAAACGGGAGATCCCGCATTACTATCTCGCCGACGAGATCCTCATGGACAAGGCGCTCACCTGGTTGGCCGATCGCAATGCCGAGCGGCCAATCACCGAGCGCATTTTGCCGGCGGTACTGCAGCTGAAGGCTGTTGCCGTGGCGGCTCAACGGTTCGGTGAGTTCAGCGGGTTCTGGCGTGACGACGGATTCGAAGCCGCGCCAGCGGTTCACGTCGGGGTGGCGATCTCGCTGCGCGGAGGCGGACTCGTCGCACCCGCCATCCACAATGTGGCCGAGAAGAATCTGTACGACCTGATGGGTGGGCTGACCGACCTGGTCGCCCGCGCGCGTGCCGGTTCGCTACGCAGCTCCGAGATGTCGGATCCGTCCATCACCGTGACCAACCTCGGTGATCAGGGCGTCGATACCGTATTCGGTGTCATCTACCCGCCGCAGGTGGCCCTCGTCGGATTCGGACGGCCAACGCAACGGGTGTGCGTCATCGACGGCGGAATCCGGATATGTACCACCGTGCAGGCGACGCTGGCGGCTGACCATCGGGCCAGCGACGGCCACCGAGGCGCGCTTTTCCTGTCCGCGATCAACGAGTTGCTGCAGCAACCCGAGCTCCTAGAGAAATGA
- a CDS encoding alpha-ketoacid dehydrogenase subunit beta — protein sequence MKTTYRAALHDALRDALNDDPSVLLLGEDVGRYGGTYAVSKGLLDEFGPDRVRDTPLSELGFVGVGIGAALGGLRPIVEVMTVNFSLLALDQIVNTAAALRHMSGGQFSVPLVVRMATGAGRQLGAQHSHSLECWYAHIPGIKVVAPATVQDAYGMLGTALADPDPVIFFEHVQLYNTATDVDNLVPTDISRAAIRRSGSDVTVITYGGCLPKALDAANELSLAGIDCEVIDLRVLRPLDTDTILESVRKTHRAVVVDEAWRTGSLAAEISARIVEGAFFDLDAPVARVCSTEVPMPYAKHLEQAALPQPDKIVAAVEGLLGASS from the coding sequence ATGAAGACGACATACCGCGCCGCCCTGCACGATGCACTGCGCGACGCGCTGAACGACGATCCGAGCGTGCTCCTGCTCGGTGAGGACGTCGGCCGCTACGGCGGCACCTATGCGGTGTCCAAAGGCCTGCTCGACGAATTCGGCCCGGACCGGGTGCGAGACACCCCGCTGTCGGAGTTGGGTTTCGTCGGCGTCGGAATCGGCGCGGCGCTCGGCGGCCTTCGCCCCATCGTCGAAGTCATGACCGTGAACTTCAGTCTCCTTGCCCTCGACCAGATCGTGAATACCGCTGCGGCGCTGCGGCATATGTCCGGCGGCCAGTTCTCGGTGCCGCTGGTCGTCCGCATGGCGACCGGAGCCGGCCGGCAGCTGGGAGCCCAACATTCACACAGCCTGGAGTGCTGGTACGCCCACATTCCCGGCATCAAGGTCGTAGCTCCGGCGACTGTCCAGGATGCCTACGGCATGCTCGGCACCGCCCTCGCCGACCCCGATCCGGTGATCTTCTTCGAACACGTCCAGCTCTACAACACCGCGACCGACGTCGACAACCTGGTTCCCACCGACATTTCCCGCGCCGCCATCCGGCGGTCCGGATCCGATGTCACGGTGATCACCTACGGTGGCTGCCTGCCCAAGGCCCTGGACGCGGCAAACGAACTGTCGCTGGCCGGAATCGACTGCGAGGTCATCGATCTACGCGTGTTGCGCCCCCTGGACACCGACACGATCCTCGAATCCGTCCGCAAGACGCATCGGGCCGTTGTAGTCGACGAGGCCTGGCGAACGGGCAGCCTGGCCGCCGAGATCAGCGCACGCATCGTCGAGGGTGCATTCTTCGACCTCGATGCACCGGTGGCCCGGGTGTGCAGCACCGAGGTGCCGATGCCGTATGCCAAACACCTCGAGCAGGCCGCGTTGCCGCAGCCGGACAAGATCGTCGCGGCGGTCGAGGGCCTCCTGGGCGCATCGTCATGA